The nucleotide window GAGCAGATTGCGGCCGACGAGACGGGTTGGCGGATCGGAGGGCACCCGGCCTGGCTCCACGCGTGGGTCGCCGACCGGGCCACGGCTTACGGCGTCGACTCGAAACGCAGTGCCGACGCCCTGGAGCGGGTGATCGGGGCGGACTGGTCGGGCGTCCTGAGCCACGACGGGTTCGCCTCCTACGAGCGATTCGAGGGGGCGATCCACCAGCAGTGCCTGGCCCATGTGCTCCGCCGCGCGCGGGAACTGCTGGAGCGGGCGACCCGCGGGGCCGTGCGGTTCCCGCGCCAGGTGATCGCGCGGTTCACCGAGGCGATCCACTGGCGGAATGAGTACGCGCCGGGGACGTGGACCGACGACCAACGGGACGCGCACCGGTCGCAGTTCGACGACCGCCTGCTGGAGTTGGTGACGCGACCGCGGGCGGTGCCGGCGTACGTGACGCTGGCGAAGCACCTGTGGAACCATTTCGAGCAGTGGTTTACGTTCGTGTTCGACCCGCGGGTCGAGCCCACCAACTGGAAGGCCGAGCAGGCGATTCGCCCCGCGGTTGTGAACCGCAAGGTGTGGGGCGGGAACCGGACCGCCGCGGGCGCGAAGGCGCAAGGCGTGTTGATGTCCGTGTTCGAGACGTGCCGCCGCCGGACCCTCTCGGTCGTGGATCACGTCAGCCACACGTTGCGATGCTTCGGAAACCGGCTCCTACCTCGCCCTGTGCTACTACCGGCGCGCTAAACAAGTACCGGGCCGGTTTTCGCCGTAGGCCCTTGCTTGAAAACGAGTTGCGACATTGAATGTGAATTCGCCGCAAACTCTTTCTGGACAAGGGCTTGCTGCCTAATGCGCAACGAGTCTACTGTATAACGCGCGGTATCAGCGGTGCGCGGCGGTAGAGGCCGAAGCCAAGCGGTTGGGGATCGTGTTGCTGTCCCTGCCCTCGTACTCGCCCAACCTGAACGTGATCGAGCAGCTGTGGCGGTTCACCAAGAAGAAGGCCATGCGGGGTAAGCACTACGCCGACTTCGCGACCTTCCGGGCGGCCATCGACGAGTGCCTCGATCGCATCCCAACGGACCACCGCGAGGCTCTCGCCTCACTCATGACGCGGAAGTTCCAGACGTTCGACAGTGACTCATTTCTGACCGCGTAAAGGTAAGCGTTCACAAGTGATGCAGGTGCATATCAACAGTTGGCGAGGAGTGGGCTCACGATCGGTGACTGTTGGGCCTGGCCCGGGATGAGCGTCGGTGCTTTGGAGGTCACGCCACGGTTTGCGCCGTGACATCCTCTGGTTTATGGCAGCATGTATCTCGTTTGCGGAACGGGCATCCCGGCCGTTCGGTGAAGAACCGTGGGAGCCGGTCGTCTTGGCTGAGCACCGCGGCCCGCAGTTGGAGGATCGATTCGGCACCGTCGGGACGGTTCCAGTGCTTCTGCGTGCTCTTCACCCGTGCGTTGGCCTCGCCCACCAACGACTCGACCAAACTGCTGGTCGTCGGGAGCCCGTGGCGTCGGTACCGCGGATAGTCCATGCGATTACGATTATTCCCCAGGTAGCTCCGCGCCTGGGCCACCACCCGGCGCGGGTCCCTTTGCTCCTCGGCCGTCAACGCCTCGCTCGGTGGGGTTTCGCACAGACGCGCCTGCCACTGGTCCAGTTCCACCAGTACCTCCCCGGCTCGGCCTTGCCAGCACGCCCGCATCCACACCCGGTATTGGGACCAACCGGCGCCCTCATCGGCGCTCACCGCCGCGGCCGCGGAGAACACGTAACAGACCGCGTGCAGGAAATCCTCGATCGGCTCGAAGTACCCGAAGTACCCGCGCCAGATGGTCCAGTTGTACGCTTGACCGTCGGCCACGAACGCGCGCCGCGGGGCCGCATAGAAGCGCCGCTCCTGGGCCTCCGCGGCCATCATCAGGCCGAACGAGGCGCTCGTCTCCAGGCTCGCCACGCACGTCCGTACCAACCGCGTCGGGGACCACCGCTCGGCCCCTTCGGGTTCCCCGACCTGCGACCTCGGGGACGCCGATTCGTCCGGGCTTTCCAGGACCGCGGCCTCGCCCGCCGCGCCCTTCATCTGCTGGACCAGGCGACGTACCCGGCGCGGGCAGTGGAACGATTCGGGCGGTTCGGGACACGGGTCGGCGGCAAACGTGGGGCCGCTCAACGTGGCCAGGCACGCCACCTTATCCTCCTTGTTCTGGGCGCCGTGAACACCCGGCCCGGAACCCGCGGCGCGGGTGCGGATGCGCCCCCCATCGACCTCCACCACCACGGCCACGGGGATCACTTCGGTCCGCGGCTCCAACTGGCGCCGCCGGTGCTCGACCACCTTCCGGTCGCGCCGGGCGATCAACTCGCGGCCCACCCCCGTGAGCCAATCGCCGCACCTGGTTGTCGCTGATCGTGCCCCCGGTCATCCGCACCGCATCCGCGGCGTCACGGAACGACGAGAACCGGGCGGCGGCGGTGACGATGCGTTGAACGACCGAGGAACTGTACCCGTGCTCATCCAGCCCCAGTGTCACCCGCAGGGGGGAAAAAGTCCCGTCGGCAGGCGGGACAATGGGCGATCCGTTCGGGTTGCTGGACCGTGGCCCCTTGGGCCGCCAGGGTGCGGGTGTGTGGTCGGGTCGGGCACGGCTCGCCACACACCGGACACGGAACCTGTTCGGGCACCTTCTGGGCTTGCTGGCGGAGCATCTGCTGGAGCGCCCCTTCGGTGAGCCCTTGTGCCGCCGCGGTGGCGATCTGCTCCATCGTTCGGAAGTCCACATCCAACCCCGGCCCGTCCTCCCCGAACGCCCGCTTGGAAACGATTTTGCCCCACGCCGCCGCCAGTTCCCGGAGTTGGTCCAGTTCCTCGGCCGTGAAACGCGGTGTGCTCATGACTCGCCCCACACAACAGTTGCGGCGAAATCGACCCGCGCTTTTCCTATCCCAAGGCCCGAGGGACGCAAGGGCCACTGCAAACCGTGGCGTGACCTCGGTGCTTTGGCTCCGGTCCAATAGGCGTTGACGGCATCGGTGAGGAACGCCAGGACATTACGCTCCTGTCGGCGGCACGAGGCGATGACCGTGAGGATCCGTTCCACGAACCAGCT belongs to Gemmata obscuriglobus and includes:
- the tnpC gene encoding IS66 family transposase codes for the protein MDEATRAGKRQAAPFRKGPPKPNPKPPGRKSGDVHGKHGHRSPPPPEQVAECHEADLPDACPHCRGRLVETGTAEQFQTEIPRQPLIRKFRIHIGHCEACGKRTQGRHPLQTSDALGAAASQVGPDAQTAAALLHTQMGLSHGKVASVFETLFGITLTRGASAQIGLRAATRLEPDYHLILGEVRASEQIAADETGWRIGGHPAWLHAWVADRATAYGVDSKRSADALERVIGADWSGVLSHDGFASYERFEGAIHQQCLAHVLRRARELLERATRGAVRFPRQVIARFTEAIHWRNEYAPGTWTDDQRDAHRSQFDDRLLELVTRPRAVPAYVTLAKHLWNHFEQWFTFVFDPRVEPTNWKAEQAIRPAVVNRKVWGGNRTAAGAKAQGVLMSVFETCRRRTLSVVDHVSHTLRCFGNRLLPRPVLLPAR
- a CDS encoding transposase, encoding MYNARYQRCAAVEAEAKRLGIVLLSLPSYSPNLNVIEQLWRFTKKKAMRGKHYADFATFRAAIDECLDRIPTDHREALASLMTRKFQTFDSDSFLTA